A window of the Lactuca sativa cultivar Salinas chromosome 7, Lsat_Salinas_v11, whole genome shotgun sequence genome harbors these coding sequences:
- the LOC111894364 gene encoding phospholipase A2-alpha, with translation MHHLLVPFASSMASALHFLIFISFLTLNFSAISLFALKVHVGANTGLSLSKACSNICESSFCKVPPLLRYGKYCGILYSGCPGEKPCDDLDACCMKHDSCISANNNNYLSEECNKGLLRCVERFKKAGSKTFKGNTCDANDVTNTIKLVMEAAVLAGRYIHKP, from the exons ATGCATCATCTTCTAGTTCCCTTTGCTTCTTCAATGGCATCAGCTCTCCACTTTTTAATCTTCATTTCCTTTCTAACCCTCAATTTTTCTGCTATTTCCCTTTTTGCCCTTAAAGTTCATGTTGGTGCTAACACTGGCCTCAGTTTG TCTAAAGCCTGCAGCAATATATGTGAATCCTCCTTCTGCAAAg TCCCACCATTGCTGAGATATGGGAAGTATTGTGGAATATTATACAGTGGATGCCCAGGAGAGAAGCCTTGTGATGATCTTGATGCATGTTGTATGAAACAtgattcctgcatttcagccaaCAACA ACAACTATTTGAGCGAGGAATGCAACAAGGGGTTGTTGAGGTGTGTAGAAAGGTTTAAGAAAGCAGGGAGCAAGACATTCAAAGGCAACACATGTGATGCAAATGATGTTACCAACACCATTAAGCTTGTTATGGAAGCTGCAGTTCTGGCGGGCAGATAtattcataaaccctaa